The Sporichthyaceae bacterium genome has a window encoding:
- a CDS encoding ABC transporter substrate-binding protein: MKSGGVTSGQKATKVKSDESSSQKQQDQQIYNQKNGATDVGITKDTIKLGSVNMHGMALGNVLVTPQVHGDMAAIQAINDRGGVLGRRMSLSDCDDGPGEVARAKACIKKLVGSDQVFALITGVDWATASIHDDLKQYHLPYVGAWAYSQTEWQDPFMFPTHMSMIHEAMAGAHWAANTIKPKTYGLICLTSPEMQLACNQVKQIMDASGSKLVKRADVSISETSMSAYVLAMRAAAPEHIIHYVINPATMAKFMVEAAQQGYYPPKGISGNHLAAEVLGSIF, from the coding sequence GTGAAGAGCGGCGGCGTCACCAGCGGCCAGAAGGCGACCAAGGTGAAGTCGGACGAGTCGTCGTCGCAGAAGCAGCAGGATCAGCAGATCTACAACCAGAAGAACGGTGCGACCGACGTCGGCATCACGAAAGACACCATCAAGCTGGGCTCGGTGAACATGCACGGCATGGCGCTGGGCAATGTCCTGGTGACCCCACAGGTCCACGGCGACATGGCCGCGATCCAGGCCATCAACGACCGCGGCGGCGTGCTCGGTCGGCGGATGAGCCTGAGCGACTGCGACGACGGCCCGGGTGAGGTCGCCCGTGCGAAAGCCTGCATCAAGAAGTTGGTCGGTTCCGACCAGGTCTTCGCGCTCATCACCGGTGTGGACTGGGCGACGGCCTCGATCCACGACGACCTGAAGCAGTACCACCTGCCCTACGTCGGGGCCTGGGCCTACTCCCAGACGGAGTGGCAGGACCCGTTCATGTTCCCGACCCACATGTCGATGATTCACGAGGCGATGGCCGGTGCGCACTGGGCGGCCAACACGATCAAGCCCAAGACCTACGGGCTGATCTGTCTGACCAGCCCGGAGATGCAGCTGGCCTGCAACCAGGTGAAGCAGATCATGGACGCCTCGGGTTCGAAGCTGGTGAAGCGTGCTGACGTCTCCATCTCGGAGACCTCGATGTCGGCCTACGTGCTGGCGATGCGTGCGGCGGCCCCGGAGCACATCATCCACTACGTGATCAACCCGGCCACGATGGCGAAGTTCATGGTCGAGGCCGCGCAGCAGGGTTACTACCCGCCCAAGGGCATCTCGGGTAACCACCTGGCTGCCGAGGTGCTGGGTTCGATCTTC